The proteins below are encoded in one region of Scomber japonicus isolate fScoJap1 chromosome 2, fScoJap1.pri, whole genome shotgun sequence:
- the LOC128365279 gene encoding vascular cell adhesion protein 1-like → MFDRFVLLAVSVISFLPGFHVVTADEKCTGEKPVFTPSRLVVKYGDPASATCLVCQHNCTSDEFGLEKSVGSTEVNGITISWKVDNLTEWEISPQCYYTHDENNQCVTKLPITVYQPPKNVHLSFLNHSGPMFAGHQYTLQCTVQEVAPIGNLTVIFYRGQTELQRRLSSSTTRVPVNETFTLNINPSKDDGGLYWCEAKLDLGAEGPQPPPVVTSQNIITTVYYKPELKGSSHPDPITVIAGSPLHLNCSSEGNPSPSYTWRLPSAIRSPYNGSTLDIKSILQKISISAS, encoded by the exons ATGTTTGATCGGTTTGTTCTTTTGGCTGTTTCTGTGATCAGTTTTCTGCCCGGCTTCCATGTTGTCACTGCTG ATGAAAAATGTACAggagaaaaacctgttttcaCTCCATCCAGACTGGTAGTGAAGTATGGTGACCCGGCCTCTGCCACGTGCCTTGTTTGTCAGCATAATTGCACAAGTGATGAATTTGGGTTGGAAAAGTCTGTGGGGTCCACTGAAGTAAATGGAATCACAATTTCATGGAAGGTTGACAACCTGACTGAATGGGAAATATCTCCACAGTGCTACTATACtcatgatgaaaataatcagtgtGTTACCAAGCTTCCTATAACCGTCTATC aGCCTCCAAAAAATGTCCATCTCAGCTTCCTAAATCACTCTGGGCCGATGTTTGCAGGTCATCAGTACACTCTGCAGTGTACAGTCCAGGAAGTTGCTCCTATTGGTAACCTCACTGTGATCTTctacagaggacagacagaactACAGAGACGACTGTCCAGCAGCACAACAAGGGTGCCAGTTAATGAGACCTTCACCCTGAACATCAACCCTAGTAAAGATGACGGAGGCCTGTACTGGTGTGAAGCCAAGCTAGACCTGGGAGCTGAAGGACCACAGCCTCCTCCAGTGGTGACGTCACAAAACATCATCACCACTGTTTACT ATAAGCCTGAACTGAAGGGGTCTTCACATCCAGATCCAATCACCGTCATAGCAGGAAGCCCCCTACACCTGAACTGCTCTAGTGAGGGAAATCCCAGCCCCTCATACACCTGGAGGCTCCCGTCAGCCATTCGTTCCCCCTACAATGGCAGCACTCTCGATATTAAGTCT ATCCTCCAAAAAATATCCATCTCAGCTTCCTAA
- the LOC128365268 gene encoding vascular cell adhesion protein 1-like, whose protein sequence is MYMGHQYTLQCTVQEVPPIGNLTVTFYHGQTSLGQQNVKNKPVETPVNETFTLNINPSKDDGDLYWCEAKLDLGAEGLQSPPVVSSQSITATVYYKPELKGSSHPDNINVTAGSPLHLNCSSEGNPSPSYTWTLPSASRSPYNGSTLDIKSVTSMDGGQYLCLVQNAAGNVTVKFTVDFYKPPKNVHLSFLNHSGPMFEGHQYTLQCTVQDVAPIGNLNVTSTEDRQNYRDYSPAATQQRSQSMRPSPWTSTLLKKMMGSSTGGKPNSTWELKDHSLLQW, encoded by the exons ATGTATATGGGTCATCAGTACACTCTGCAGTGTACAGTCCAGGAAGTTCCTCCTATTGGTAACCTCACTGTGACCTTCTACCATGGACAGACATCACTGGGTCAACAAAATGTCAAGAATAAACCAGTGGAGACACCAGTTAATGAGACCTTCACCCTGAACATCAACCCTAGTAAAGATGATGGAGACCTGTACTGGTGTGAAGCCAAGCTAGACCTGGGAGCTGAAGGACTACAGTCTCCTCCAGTGGTGTCGTCACAAAGCATCACCGCCACTGTTTACT ataagcCTGAACTGAAGGGGTCTTCACATCCAGATAATATCAACGTCACAGCAGGAAGCCCCCTACACCTGAACTGCTCTAGTGAGGGAAACCCCAGCCCCTCATACACCTGGACGCTCCCGTCAGCCAGTCGTTCCCCCTACAATGGCAGCACTCTCGATATTAAGTCTGTAACTTCTATGGATGGAGGACAGTACCTGTGTTTGGTCCAAAACGCTGCGGGGAATGTTACTGTGAAGTTTACTGTGGATTTCTACA AGCCTCCAAAAAATGTCCATCTCAGCTTCCTAAATCACTCTGGGCCGATGTTTGAGGGTCATCAGTACACTCTGCAGTGTACAGTCCAGGATGTTGCTCCTATTGGTAACCTCAATGTGACTTctacagaggacagacagaactACAGAGACTACAGTccagcagcaacacaacaaaGGAGCCAGTCAATGAGACCTTCACCCTGGACATCAACCCTACTAAAGAAGATGATGGGGTCCAGTACTGGTGGGAAGCCAAACTCGACCTGGGAGCTGAAGGACCACAGCCTCCTCCAGTGGTGA
- the LOC128365289 gene encoding cell surface A33 antigen-like yields the protein MASTVGEIVGYFPSSFFGKITFISINQHTDKPQLKETPEQITVTEGDPLHLNCSSEGNPSPSYTWTLLSNIRSPISGSTLIIEAVTRADGGQYICLVRNSVGKVTKEFTVDVKESNIYIIIIVVVAVIVLAVLVFAVVWHLYKNNRVGKYNLKDVFFLSQRYQHIAEPIGE from the exons ATGGCCAGTACTGTGGGGGAAATAGTTGGGTACTTTCCATCATCTTTCTTTGGCAAAAttactttcatttcaataaatcaaCACACAGACAAGCCTCAGCTGAAGGAGACTCCAGAGCAGATCACAGTGACAGAAGGAGACCCTCTGCATCTGAACTGCTCTAGTGAGGGAAACCCCAGCCCCTCCTACACCTGGACGCTCCTTTCAAACATTCGCTCCCCCATCAGTGGCAGCACTCTCATTATCGAGGCTGTAACTCGTGCAGATGGAGGACAGTACATCTGTTTGGTCAGAAACTCTGTGGGGAAAGTAACTAAAGAGTTTACTGTGGATGTCAAAG AGAGCAACatctacattattattattgtggtgGTAGCAGTCATCGTTCTGGCTGTCCTTGTCTTCGCCGTTGTGTGGCATCTGTACAAAAACAACCGAGTGGGAAAGTACAACCTGAAGGATGTCTTCTTTCTTAGCCAACGCTATCAACACATTGCTGAGCCTATTGGAGAGTAA